The Phragmites australis chromosome 15, lpPhrAust1.1, whole genome shotgun sequence genome window below encodes:
- the LOC133893704 gene encoding cysteine-rich receptor-like protein kinase 6 isoform X1 has translation MACRLLAVTAIVAVAQLVPRSTGYPWPACGTNTTFKPNSKYQANLNRVAATLPKNASTSPNLFATVVAGSVPDQLRAMGLCRGDANATYCFGCLTQAFQDLQNDCSYDKDATIYYDACILHYSDIRVLSGNDTDPSTDPYSLPYPENVTSDPARFNRLVSALMNATADYAAYNSTRRFATGEADFDQEFPKVYSLAQCTPDQTPAHCRRCLAGIIATTLGDFQNYIRGRVLWINCNYRYEITPFFNGPAMVRLTSPSAAAPVPAPAPAPAVQPTVQTPSPAGGGGEKYSVPGVVLVAVLPTLAALNLVACLCFWRQRRRPEAQAKQPYRMYSTEAEDIEMVDSMMIDVSTLRAATGDFAESNKLGEGAFGAVYKGVLPDGDEIAVKRLSQSSTQGVDELKNELTLVAKLKHKNLVRLVGFCLEQRERLLVYEFVPNRSLDLILFDPEKREELDWGQRYKIINGIARGLQYLHEDSQLKVVHRDLKASNILLDTSMNPKISDFGLARIFGRDQTQAVTNRVVGTYGYMAPEYVMRGNYSVKSDAFSFGVMVLEIVTGRKNNDCYNSRRSEDLLTTVWEHWEAGTLAEVVDRCMVGSFPEDDVLRCVHIGLLCVQGDPAVRPMMSSVVMMLGSDTITLQAPSKPAFFARNGADNMALSTSSVQG, from the exons ATGGCTTGCCGCCTCCTGGCCGTGACCGccatcgtcgccgtcgcccaGCTCGTGCCCCGCTCCACTGGCTACCCATGGCCAGCGTGCGGCACGAACACGACCTTCAAGCCCAACAGCAAGTACCAGGCTAATCTCAACCGCGTCGCCGCCACGCTGCCGAAGAACGCCTCCACGTCCCCGAACCTCTTCGCCACCGTCGTCGCCGGCTCCGTCCCAGACCAGCTCCGGGCCATGGGGCTCTGCCGCGGCGACGCCAACGCAACGTACTGCTTCGGCTGCCTCACCCAGGCCTTCCAGGACCTGCAGAACGACTGCTCTTATGACAAGGACGCCACCATCTACTACGATGCCTGCATCCTCCACTACTCCGACATCCGCGTCCTCTCCGGCAACGACACGGACCCGTCAACGGACCCATACTCCCTCCCGTACCCAGAAAATGTCACGTCGGACCCGGCGCGGTTCAACCGCCTCGTGTCCGCCCTCATGAACGCCACCGCCGATTATGCGGCGTACAACTCCACGCGGCGGTTCGCGACCGGGGAAGCCGACTTCGACCAGGAGTTCCCCAAGGTGTACAGCCTAGCGCAGTGCACGCCGGACCAGACGCCAGCGCACTGCCGGAGGTGCCTTGCCGGGATCATAGCGACGACCCTGGGGGACTTCCAGAACTATATCAGAGGCAGGGTGCTCTGGATCAATTGCAACTACCGGTACGAGATCACACCCTTCTTCAATGGACCTGCGATGGTGCGGCTCACATCACCAAGCGCTGCAGCACcggtgccggcgccggcgccggcgccggctgtACAGCCAACGGTTCAGACGCCATCGCCAGCCGGAGGAG GAGGGGAAAAGTACAGTGTGCCCGGCGTGGTTCTTGTAGCTGTGTTGCCTACTCTAGCAGCCTTGAACCTTGTCGCTTGCCTGTGTTTCTGgagacagcggcggcggccagaAGCACAAGCGAAGCAACCAT ATCGTATGTATTCCACTGAAGCAGAGGACATCGAAATGGTGGACTCTATGATGATCGACGTCTCCACCCTGCGAGCCGCCACTGGGGATTTCGCCGAGAGCAACAAGCTCGGCGAAGGCGCGTTCGGCGCGGTGTACAAG GGTGTCCTCCCGGACGGCGACGAGATAGCGGTGAAGCGGCTGTCGCAGAGTTCGACGCAGGGAGTGGACGAGCTGAAGAACGAGCTCACGCTGGTCGCGAAGCTGAAGCACAAGAATCTCGTCAGGCTCGTCGGCTTCTGCCTGGAGCAGCGGGAGCGGCTGCTCGTCTACGAGTTCGTCCCCAACCGAAGCCTCGACCTGATCCTTTTCG ACCCTGAGAAACGTGAGGAGCTGGACTGGGGGCAGaggtacaagatcataaacGGCATCGCTCGGGGCCTGCAGTACCTCCACGAAGACTCACAGCTCAAAGTAGTCCACCGTGATCTCAAGGCCAGCAACATCTTGCTAGACACTAGCATGAACCCCAAGATCTCGGACTTCGGCCTCGCGAGGATCTTCGGGCGCGACCAGACGCAGGCCGTCACGAACCGCGTCGTCGGCACCTA TGGATACATGGCGCCGGAGTACGTGATGCGTGGGAACTACTCTGTCAAATCGGACGCGTTCAGCTTCGGCGTAATGGTGCTGGAGATCGTCACGGGGAGGAAGAACAACGACTGCTACAACTCTAGGAGGTCTGAAGATCTCTTGACCACG GTATGGGAACACTGGGAGGCCGGGACCCTGGCCGAGGTGGTAGACCGGTGCATGGTGGGCAGCTTCCCGGAGGACGACGTGCTGAGATGCGTCCACATAGGGCTTCTGTGTGTCCAGGGAGACCCGGCGGTCCGTCCGATGATGTCATCGGTTGTGATGATGCTCGGCAGCGACACGATCACCCTTCAGGCCCCGTCCAAACCGGCGTTCTTCGCCAGGAACGGCGCCGACAACATGGCCTTGTCAACGTCGTCGGTGCAGGGTTAG
- the LOC133893704 gene encoding cysteine-rich receptor-like protein kinase 6 isoform X2: MACRLLAVTAIVAVAQLVPRSTGYPWPACGTNTTFKPNSKYQANLNRVAATLPKNASTSPNLFATVVAGSVPDQLRAMGLCRGDANATYCFGCLTQAFQDLQNDCSYDKDATIYYDACILHYSDIRVLSGNDTDPSTDPYSLPYPENVTSDPARFNRLVSALMNATADYAAYNSTRRFATGEADFDQEFPKVYSLAQCTPDQTPAHCRRCLAGIIATTLGDFQNYIRGRVLWINCNYRYEITPFFNGPAMVRLTSPSAAAPVPAPAPAPAVQPTVQTPSPAGGGGEKYSVPGVVLVAVLPTLAALNLVACLCFWRQRRRPEAQAKQPYRMYSTEAEDIEMVDSMMIDVSTLRAATGDFAESNKLGEGAFGAGVLPDGDEIAVKRLSQSSTQGVDELKNELTLVAKLKHKNLVRLVGFCLEQRERLLVYEFVPNRSLDLILFDPEKREELDWGQRYKIINGIARGLQYLHEDSQLKVVHRDLKASNILLDTSMNPKISDFGLARIFGRDQTQAVTNRVVGTYGYMAPEYVMRGNYSVKSDAFSFGVMVLEIVTGRKNNDCYNSRRSEDLLTTVWEHWEAGTLAEVVDRCMVGSFPEDDVLRCVHIGLLCVQGDPAVRPMMSSVVMMLGSDTITLQAPSKPAFFARNGADNMALSTSSVQG, translated from the exons ATGGCTTGCCGCCTCCTGGCCGTGACCGccatcgtcgccgtcgcccaGCTCGTGCCCCGCTCCACTGGCTACCCATGGCCAGCGTGCGGCACGAACACGACCTTCAAGCCCAACAGCAAGTACCAGGCTAATCTCAACCGCGTCGCCGCCACGCTGCCGAAGAACGCCTCCACGTCCCCGAACCTCTTCGCCACCGTCGTCGCCGGCTCCGTCCCAGACCAGCTCCGGGCCATGGGGCTCTGCCGCGGCGACGCCAACGCAACGTACTGCTTCGGCTGCCTCACCCAGGCCTTCCAGGACCTGCAGAACGACTGCTCTTATGACAAGGACGCCACCATCTACTACGATGCCTGCATCCTCCACTACTCCGACATCCGCGTCCTCTCCGGCAACGACACGGACCCGTCAACGGACCCATACTCCCTCCCGTACCCAGAAAATGTCACGTCGGACCCGGCGCGGTTCAACCGCCTCGTGTCCGCCCTCATGAACGCCACCGCCGATTATGCGGCGTACAACTCCACGCGGCGGTTCGCGACCGGGGAAGCCGACTTCGACCAGGAGTTCCCCAAGGTGTACAGCCTAGCGCAGTGCACGCCGGACCAGACGCCAGCGCACTGCCGGAGGTGCCTTGCCGGGATCATAGCGACGACCCTGGGGGACTTCCAGAACTATATCAGAGGCAGGGTGCTCTGGATCAATTGCAACTACCGGTACGAGATCACACCCTTCTTCAATGGACCTGCGATGGTGCGGCTCACATCACCAAGCGCTGCAGCACcggtgccggcgccggcgccggcgccggctgtACAGCCAACGGTTCAGACGCCATCGCCAGCCGGAGGAG GAGGGGAAAAGTACAGTGTGCCCGGCGTGGTTCTTGTAGCTGTGTTGCCTACTCTAGCAGCCTTGAACCTTGTCGCTTGCCTGTGTTTCTGgagacagcggcggcggccagaAGCACAAGCGAAGCAACCAT ATCGTATGTATTCCACTGAAGCAGAGGACATCGAAATGGTGGACTCTATGATGATCGACGTCTCCACCCTGCGAGCCGCCACTGGGGATTTCGCCGAGAGCAACAAGCTCGGCGAAGGCGCGTTCGGCGCG GGTGTCCTCCCGGACGGCGACGAGATAGCGGTGAAGCGGCTGTCGCAGAGTTCGACGCAGGGAGTGGACGAGCTGAAGAACGAGCTCACGCTGGTCGCGAAGCTGAAGCACAAGAATCTCGTCAGGCTCGTCGGCTTCTGCCTGGAGCAGCGGGAGCGGCTGCTCGTCTACGAGTTCGTCCCCAACCGAAGCCTCGACCTGATCCTTTTCG ACCCTGAGAAACGTGAGGAGCTGGACTGGGGGCAGaggtacaagatcataaacGGCATCGCTCGGGGCCTGCAGTACCTCCACGAAGACTCACAGCTCAAAGTAGTCCACCGTGATCTCAAGGCCAGCAACATCTTGCTAGACACTAGCATGAACCCCAAGATCTCGGACTTCGGCCTCGCGAGGATCTTCGGGCGCGACCAGACGCAGGCCGTCACGAACCGCGTCGTCGGCACCTA TGGATACATGGCGCCGGAGTACGTGATGCGTGGGAACTACTCTGTCAAATCGGACGCGTTCAGCTTCGGCGTAATGGTGCTGGAGATCGTCACGGGGAGGAAGAACAACGACTGCTACAACTCTAGGAGGTCTGAAGATCTCTTGACCACG GTATGGGAACACTGGGAGGCCGGGACCCTGGCCGAGGTGGTAGACCGGTGCATGGTGGGCAGCTTCCCGGAGGACGACGTGCTGAGATGCGTCCACATAGGGCTTCTGTGTGTCCAGGGAGACCCGGCGGTCCGTCCGATGATGTCATCGGTTGTGATGATGCTCGGCAGCGACACGATCACCCTTCAGGCCCCGTCCAAACCGGCGTTCTTCGCCAGGAACGGCGCCGACAACATGGCCTTGTCAACGTCGTCGGTGCAGGGTTAG
- the LOC133893624 gene encoding cysteine-rich receptor-like protein kinase 6, producing MAHHLLPVVVAILAVALFAPHAAGYPWPACGESSNFEANSTYQAHLNLVAATLPKNASASPNLFATTVVGAVPDQLWAMGLCRGDVNAKTCFSCLTQAFQDLTNYCAYNKDATIYYDPCILHYSDVHILPDDDTGTLYDTLNVYNLGNVTSDPARFNRLLAALINATADYAAYNSTRRFATGEGDFDKEPHKVYTLAQCTPDQTPAQCRKCIARLITESLDVYMGHIGGRVLWVNCNYRFETAPFYNGPAMVQLASTSSGAQAPAPAPAMLPTVGTPVAAGGGRRKFRVPVLVPAVVLPTLAALNLVACLHFWRRRRSVAQAKQPCPMYFAEAEDIELVDSMLIDVSTLRAATGDFAESNKLGEGGFGAVYQGVLPDGDEIAVKRLSQSSTQGVDELKNELALVAKLKHKNLVRLVGFCLEQQERLLVYEFLPNRSLDLILFDPEKREELDWGQRYKIINGIARGLQYLHEDSQLKVVHRDLKASNILLDASMNPKISDFGLARIFGRDQTQAVTNRVVGTYGYMAPEYVMRGNYSVKSDVFSFGVMMLEIITGRKNNDCYNSGRSEDLLTTVWEHWEAGTVAEMVDPCLGGSFPVGDVLRCTHIGLLCVQGDAAVRPVMSSVVMMLGSDTITLQAPSKPAFFARNGAGNAALSTASVQG from the exons ATGGCTCACCACCTCCTGCCCGTGGTGGTCGCCATCCTCGCCGTCGCGCTGTTCGCGCCCCACGCCGCGGGTTACCCGTGGCCAGCTTGCGGCGAGAGCAGCAACTTCGAGGCCAACAGCACGTACCAGGCCCATCTCAACCTCGTCGCCGCCACCCTGCCCAAGAACGCCTCAGCGTCGCCGAACCTCTTCGCCACCACCGTTGTCGGCGCTGTCCCGGACCAGCTCTGGGCCATGGGGCTCTGCCGCGGGGACGTCAACGCAAAGACCTGCTTCAGCTGCCTCACCCAGGCTTTCCAAGACCTGACCAACTACTGCGCCTACAACAAGGACGCCACCATCTACTACGACCCCTGCATCCTCCACTACTCCGACGTCCACATACTCCCCGACGACGACACCGGCACGTTGTACGACACGCTCAACGTCTACAACCTCGGGAACGTTACGTCGGACCCAGCCCGGTTCAACCGCCTCCTGGCCGCCCTAATCAACGCCACCGCCGATTACGCCGCGTACAACTCCACGCGGCGGTTCGCGACCGGGGAAGGCGACTTCGACAAGGAGCCCCACAAGGTGTACACCCTGGCGCAGTGCACGCCGGACCAGACGCCGGCGCAGTGCCGGAAGTGCATCGCTAGGCTCATAACGGAATCGCTGGATGTGTACATGGGCCACATCGGAGGCAGGGTTCTTTGGGTCAACTGCAACTACAGATTCGAGACCGCGCCCTTCTACAATGGACCAGCAATGGTGCAGCTGGCATCAACGAGCTCAGGAGCgcaggcgccggcgccggcgccagctATGCTGCCAACGGTTGGGACGCCGGTGGCGGCCGGAGGTG GCAGAAGGAAGTTCAGAGTGCCCGTCCTGGTTCCTGCTGTTGTGCTGCCAACTCTAGCAGCCTTGAACCTTGTCGCTTGCCTTCATTTCTGGAGGCGACGGCGGTCAGTAGCACAAGCGAAGCAGCCAT GTCCTATGTATTTCGCTGAAGCAGAGGACATCGAATTGGTGGACTCAATGCTGATCGACGTCTCCACCCTGCGAGCCGCCACTGGGGATTTCGCGGAGAGCAACAAGCTCGGGGAAGGCGGGTTCGGCGCCGTGTACCAG GGTGTCCTCCCGGACGGCGACGAGATAGCGGTGAAACGACTGTCACAAAGCTCGACGCAGGGAGTGGATGAGTTGAAGAACGAGCTCGCGCTGGTGGCGAAGCTGAAGCACAAGAATCTCGTCAGGCTCGTCGGCTTCTGCCTGGAACAGCAGGAGAGGCTTCTCGTGTACGAATTCCTCCCCAACCGGAGCCTCGACCTGATCCTTTTTG ACCCTGAGAAACGTGAGGAGCTGGACTGGGGGCAGAGGTACAAAATCATAAACGGTATCGCTCGGGGCCTGCAGTACCTCCACGAAGATTCACAGCTCAAAGTAGTCCACCGTGATCTCAAGGCCAGCAACATCTTGCTAGACGCGAGCATGAACCCCAAGATATCGGACTTCGGCCTCGCGAGGATCTTCGGGCGCGACCAGACGCAGGCCGTCACGAACCGCGTCGTCGGCACCTA TGGATATATGGCACCGGAGTACGTGATGCGCGGGAACTACTCTGTCAAATCGGACGTGTTCAGCTTCGGCGTCATGATGCTGGAGATCATCACGGGGAGGAAGAACAACGACTGCTACAACTCTGGGAGGTCTGAAGATCTCTTGACCACG GTATGGGAACACTGGGAGGCCGGGACGGTGGCGGAGATGGTAGACCCGTGCTTGGGCGGCAGCTTCCCGGTGGGCGACGTGCTGAGATGCACCCACATAGGGCTGCTGTGCGTCCAGGGAGACGCGGCGGTGCGGCCGGTGATGTCATCGGTTGTGATGATGCTCGGCAGCGACACGATCACCCTTCAGGCCCCGTCCAAACCGGCGTTCTTCGCCAGGAACGGCGCCGGTAATGCGGCCTTGTCGACGGCGTCGGTGCAGGGTTAG